CCATTCTCTGTCCTAAATGTTCCGATCAAAAATTTGCCAAAGTTTTTCAATTGGTCGGCTGCAGGGATCGACAATTGGACGATCTTCTGAAGAACCATCTGGTGAACGAGACTCTTAGAGAAGATGGATTATGTGCCGATCATGGTATCGATATatcctcgatcgatcgaacgaaggaagaaaatggaaGCAGATCAAAAAGTAAGGCAAGAAATCTTCAGgcaacatttttctcttccgtCTTCAAGCCTGAGTACATAGTCGCGCTTTGCAACGTATTGGCAACGAAAGAACGCAAAGTGGTGATGAACACTAGCTACGAGATCCCTGGCAGTGAATCGGAGAACGTGACGCAGAAAGATACTATATTAAAAGCGGAAATCACCGATAAGAGCACCGACCTTCCTATGGTATCCCCTCCATTACAAATCACTACCACATCTGTGACATCTCCGAAGGATACCAAACAACGTCAAGAATCTTCTAATGAAAAATTGGACTCTACGACTTCAACATTAGTCGGGAGCTTATCCAGCAGCGAGAGTTTGGCTTTACAAATAAAACCAACAAAAACTTTGAGCAAAGAGGATCTAGGAAGAAAAGAGCCATCTTTATCTAGTTTGGAACCTAGCAAAGAAACGGCGGAAGAGACTTTACAAGGTGAAATTATTACAACTGCACCGCTTGTTAAAAATTTACCAACACCAACGTTGAAAGTCGTTGAAGAATTGTCGATCTTTGGAGCAACCGAAACGGCAACTCAAACTGTAACTAGTGTCCCAATAGCAAATTACGTTACTCAAGAAATCAATAACAATCTTCCTTCAACTCTAATTGAATCCGGTGAAACTATTACTCAGAGTAGAACTGAAAGGACAGAGAAAAGTGAAAACGTTGGAACGAAGAAATTGGAACAAGTGGAAATTGATGGTAAAGGGAAGGGAGAGCCTAGTGAACAAGAAGGGAAATTATCTTCTCAAGATCATCTGAATTTTGACACATTGCTTTCGGATTTGAAGGACTTAGAAAACGATGCGATCAATTTGCAAAACGGACCGGCTGCTGCCTCGAACGCGCAACCGACTGCAAGTACGACGCCACAGCAAAAAGAGTCAGTTTTCCTCAGGTTATCCAATAGAATCAAGGTCAGTGATAGCTTCGTTTAACTAAAAATGAGACGAATAATGTGATCAATttaaaagatttgaaaatgataaaattttcgaagtatatattgaatatctttatataaaaaaaagttttaaatatttttttaatgcatatattttcaaagtctCATAATACTTTCCATTTAATCTGATAAGGATTTAATTAAGATATACGATTAAACTCTATACAGGTAAGCGCATTAtatgacaaaagaaaataatatctcttctctattaaatataatttcatttgacAGGCACTCGAAAGGAACATGTCTCTGAGCGGTCAATATTTAGAGGAGCTGAGTCGACGTTACAAGAAGCAAGTGGAAGAAATGCAACGTTCTTTGGAACGTGCTATAACGGCGATGAGCGAGGAGTCGAGAAAAGGTGAGGAACGTGATTTAAAGAGACTCGACGAAATCGCTGCTTTACGAGAAGAGATCGCAGTACTCTCGAAATCGGTCGAATCGATTCTACATGATCGAGACAGTTGGCGTGGAAGATTCTCTGCTATTGGCCAACACGCTCTTCTCATTTGCCTCGAAGTATTCGTGGTTATTCTTATCCTTTCTTATTGTCGAAGAGCCACCGATTACgaggaggaagacgaagaacaGGCAACGTCCAAGAAAAATACAGCACGTAGAAAAAGTGTTGAAAATCTACCGAACGCTTCAGCTATTAGCAAAAAGATCAAGAAACGACGACCCAGTGAGATCGCCTCTCATATTTCAACCACTTATCACGATCTTATGATCGACGATCACTGCCACGAAAccaaaaaggaacgaaaaaggaaacgtaaGAAGGAAGCAAATGCAAAGATCGTTGTTGGTATTGAAGGAAAACGGGAAGCgatcaaatataaaagtacTTCGAGTCTTGTACCACCGACGAATACGTTCGTTTCAACGAAAAGAGCTTCGTCCACTGATCCACCGAAAGTCGAAGAGATACAAGTTCAACATAGCCAAGTCAAAGACTCGAAATACATGACGAATATCACAAGTGGACTGACCaatgaagagaaaatgatttatagtATGAAAGAATCGGAAACGACTCGTGAAAGTAATGTTATGCTTAGTCGTTCAGAAGATAATGATTTTATCGAGACACGTTTGTTTTCAATTAATCCTGATAGATCTATCATACCTGTCTCTACCTCACAGACTACTGATTTTTCCAAAAATGGCTCTTCCAAGTACGGTGGGATATTGAAGGAAGGAAGACTAAGTTCTCCGTCCTTCATGAAGACAGCTTTAggagcaagaaaaaagagaagttcgATTAACAACTCTGGCCAAACACAGCAAAgtagtaaagaagaaaaatgggaAACTAATTCGGGAAATTCTTCGAGCGATAGATCGTCTCATAAGGAATCTCCTGAGACGTCGAGAACTCTTTTGGTACAGGTTGGCAATGTAAACGGTAGTGCTGCGAACGGTTTATTGGATGAAAGTGACGAATCGAGAAGTAGTAGCGTTACTCCGACTTcgtggaaaaaagagaagaaaagtagcGGTCTAAAGAAGATGGTGAGAAAGATTTTTTGATTGAAGTAGATCCTTGCCAGTGTGTGATACCACGGACCTGCTAGTTgttcgaaaaaataattgtcgGAATGAATTATCTCGTCTTTCTTCGCAAACATATTcagatttcatttttctgttttcttttcttttttttctgacgGTAAAGTCAAATTATTTATGGTTTTAAAGTATACTGGGTCCTATGGACTCTATCGATGTGTCGTCGATCAAGTATCGACAAagtcattatttctttcatatgtTTAATGAGATAAAACAGCTAAAAGACTTATATAGGGTGTAATAAAACTACGCGGCGAAACTGTAGCGATGAATACCTCATATGTagagaagacaaaaaatttgttctatcaacattaattaaaattaattcttaaatttttagTTAGGAGACTTTCAAGCGTTATCTTAGTGTACTGCAATTATGTTTATTTGTTGGAATTGCGATACATCTTTTACTTGAATAGAGGTCTTAGCTCATCGTCCCATCGAGTTACGAACAATGCTCCAAAATTCCTAGCTTTGAAGCTTGTTAGATATTGTTGGagtttacatatattatgtcTTTGTTATTCATTCTATTGCGTTGATGAATTTACTCAAATGATTGAATT
This window of the Vespula vulgaris chromosome 1, iyVesVulg1.1, whole genome shotgun sequence genome carries:
- the LOC127062650 gene encoding SUN domain-containing ossification factor isoform X1, which encodes MKFRVIFVYWALLFTSVVSSGLLFLIVASESTEDRTGIENDGNLYMFDNFTTNDENEKYEIPEITIAQVRSPAIENEFLEESATKVTSSFDTVNTLDDRVENDLEIMAESIIQQPNLSQGISETGQAVVLTLVDTAAAELQNLAEPKIELDSHSSVKNSSTKSNDRRYPEDIHDAEPSTQIPSPSTIEEESIEEDNDTNILSDEDELLGLHGTPHGRNVNEKTADIVVVVRAEQQKVAVDAVDAVQSEVRSEEEEEVELPEDLAKVEEAFGTASELNDTAARVRLISGGNRDDVAAAVIIDGLVASGPSDSHEDIPSFSEWAQKRLEEAEKKKTHPNASVQNPGGPGRGMGGMKVRSKNYASPDCGAKIVAVNPEAQHAKSVLAATRDEYMLNTCTSRVWFVVELCEAIQAKKIELANFELFSSSPKEFSVYVSDRFPTRDWSPVGHFTAKDERDIQSFALHPQLFGQFIKVELQSHYGSEHFCPISLFRAYGTSEFEVLETETENQISRESSSDAEDDEDNDEEEVLDADGVPSNLFGSARDAVLSIVKKAAEVLVKSSDLTGNNITKIQQSIDSGTILENSYDSCTTPRYTILCPKCSDQKFAKVFQLVGCRDRQLDDLLKNHLVNETLREDGLCADHGIDISSIDRTKEENGSRSKSKARNLQATFFSSVFKPEYIVALCNVLATKERKVVMNTSYEIPGSESENVTQKDTILKAEITDKSTDLPMVSPPLQITTTSVTSPKDTKQRQESSNEKLDSTTSTLVGSLSSSESLALQIKPTKTLSKEDLGRKEPSLSSLEPSKETAEETLQGEIITTAPLVKNLPTPTLKVVEELSIFGATETATQTVTSVPIANYVTQEINNNLPSTLIESGETITQSRTERTEKSENVGTKKLEQVEIDGKGKGEPSEQEGKLSSQDHLNFDTLLSDLKDLENDAINLQNGPAAASNAQPTASTTPQQKESVFLRLSNRIKALERNMSLSGQYLEELSRRYKKQVEEMQRSLERAITAMSEESRKGEERDLKRLDEIAALREEIAVLSKSVESILHDRDSWRGRFSAIGQHALLICLEVFVVILILSYCRRATDYEEEDEEQATSKKNTARRKSVENLPNASAISKKIKKRRPSEIASHISTTYHDLMIDDHCHETKKERKRKRKKEANAKIVVGIEGKREAIKYKSTSSLVPPTNTFVSTKRASSTDPPKVEEIQVQHSQVKDSKYMTNITSGLTNEEKMIYSMKESETTRESNVMLSRSEDNDFIETRLFSINPDRSIIPVSTSQTTDFSKNGSSKYGGILKEGRLSSPSFMKTALGARKKRSSINNSGQTQQSSKEEKWETNSGNSSSDRSSHKESPETSRTLLVQVGNVNGSAANGLLDESDESRSSSVTPTSWKKEKKSSGLKKMQAVQMIRSSNTDRSR
- the LOC127062650 gene encoding SUN domain-containing ossification factor isoform X3 → MKFRVIFVYWALLFTSVVSSGLLFLIVASESTEDRTGIENDGNLYMFDNFTTNDENEKYEIPEITIAQVRSPAIENEFLEESATKVTSSFDTVNTLDDRVENDLEIMAESIIQQPNLSQGISETGQAVVLTLVDTAAAELQNLAEPKIELDSHSSVKNSSTKSNDRRYPEDIHDAEPSTQIPSPSTIEEESIEEDNDTNILSDEDELLGLHGTPHGRNVNEKTADIVVVVRAEQQKVAVDAVDAVQSEVRSEEEEEVELPEDLAKVEEAFGTASELNDTAARVRLISGGNRDDVAAAVIIDGLVASGPSDSHEDIPSFSEWAQKRLEEAEKKKTHPNASVQNPGGPGRGMGGMKVRSKNYASPDCGAKIVAVNPEAQHAKSVLAATRDEYMLNTCTSRVWFVVELCEAIQAKKIELANFELFSSSPKEFSVYVSDRFPTRDWSPVGHFTAKDERDIQSFALHPQLFGQFIKVELQSHYGSEHFCPISLFRAYGTSEFEVLETETENQISRESSSDAEDDEDNDEEEVLDADGVPSNLFGSARDAVLSIVKKAAEVLVKSSDLTGNNITKIQQSIDSGTILENSYDSCTTPRYTILCPKCSDQKFAKVFQLVGCRDRQLDDLLKNHLVNETLREDGLCADHGIDISSIDRTKEENGSRSKSKARNLQATFFSSVFKPEYIVALCNVLATKERKVVMNTSYEIPGSESENVTQKDTILKAEITDKSTDLPMVSPPLQITTTSVTSPKDTKQRQESSNEKLDSTTSTLVGSLSSSESLALQIKPTKTLSKEDLGRKEPSLSSLEPSKETAEETLQGEIITTAPLVKNLPTPTLKVVEELSIFGATETATQTVTSVPIANYVTQEINNNLPSTLIESGETITQSRTERTEKSENVGTKKLEQVEIDGKGKGEPSEQEGKLSSQDHLNFDTLLSDLKDLENDAINLQNGPAAASNAQPTASTTPQQKESVFLRLSNRIKALERNMSLSGQYLEELSRRYKKQVEEMQRSLERAITAMSEESRKGEERDLKRLDEIAALREEIAVLSKSVESILHDRDSWRGRFSAIGQHALLICLEVFVVILILSYCRRATDYEEEDEEQATSKKNTARRKSVENLPNASAISKKIKKRRPSEIASHISTTYHDLMIDDHCHETKKERKRKRKKEANAKIVVGIEGKREAIKYKSTSSLVPPTNTFVSTKRASSTDPPKVEEIQVQHSQVKDSKYMTNITSGLTNEEKMIYSMKESETTRESNVMLSRSEDNDFIETRLFSINPDRSIIPVSTSQTTDFSKNGSSKYGGILKEGRLSSPSFMKTALGARKKRSSINNSGQTQQSSKEEKWETNSGNSSSDRSSHKESPETSRTLLVQVGNVNGSAANGLLDESDESRSSSVTPTSWKKEKKSSGLKKMVRKIF
- the LOC127062650 gene encoding SUN domain-containing ossification factor isoform X5, which codes for MAKGMVKDQGECPLYWVDDSGGQLRYLLRAAALYLTVVAALWCVPTCLYDRISETGQAVVLTLVDTAAAELQNLAEPKIELDSHSSVKNSSTKSNDRRYPEDIHDAEPSTQIPSPSTIEEESIEEDNDTNILSDEDELLGLHGTPHGRNVNEKTADIVVVVRAEQQKVAVDAVDAVQSEVRSEEEEEVELPEDLAKVEEAFGTASELNDTAARVRLISGGNRDDVAAAVIIDGLVASGPSDSHEDIPSFSEWAQKRLEEAEKKKTHPNASVQNPGGPGRGMGGMKVRSKNYASPDCGAKIVAVNPEAQHAKSVLAATRDEYMLNTCTSRVWFVVELCEAIQAKKIELANFELFSSSPKEFSVYVSDRFPTRDWSPVGHFTAKDERDIQSFALHPQLFGQFIKVELQSHYGSEHFCPISLFRAYGTSEFEVLETETENQISRESSSDAEDDEDNDEEEVLDADGVPSNLFGSARDAVLSIVKKAAEVLVKSSDLTGNNITKIQQSIDSGTILENSYDSCTTPRYTILCPKCSDQKFAKVFQLVGCRDRQLDDLLKNHLVNETLREDGLCADHGIDISSIDRTKEENGSRSKSKARNLQATFFSSVFKPEYIVALCNVLATKERKVVMNTSYEIPGSESENVTQKDTILKAEITDKSTDLPMVSPPLQITTTSVTSPKDTKQRQESSNEKLDSTTSTLVGSLSSSESLALQIKPTKTLSKEDLGRKEPSLSSLEPSKETAEETLQGEIITTAPLVKNLPTPTLKVVEELSIFGATETATQTVTSVPIANYVTQEINNNLPSTLIESGETITQSRTERTEKSENVGTKKLEQVEIDGKGKGEPSEQEGKLSSQDHLNFDTLLSDLKDLENDAINLQNGPAAASNAQPTASTTPQQKESVFLRLSNRIKALERNMSLSGQYLEELSRRYKKQVEEMQRSLERAITAMSEESRKGEERDLKRLDEIAALREEIAVLSKSVESILHDRDSWRGRFSAIGQHALLICLEVFVVILILSYCRRATDYEEEDEEQATSKKNTARRKSVENLPNASAISKKIKKRRPSEIASHISTTYHDLMIDDHCHETKKERKRKRKKEANAKIVVGIEGKREAIKYKSTSSLVPPTNTFVSTKRASSTDPPKVEEIQVQHSQVKDSKYMTNITSGLTNEEKMIYSMKESETTRESNVMLSRSEDNDFIETRLFSINPDRSIIPVSTSQTTDFSKNGSSKYGGILKEGRLSSPSFMKTALGARKKRSSINNSGQTQQSSKEEKWETNSGNSSSDRSSHKESPETSRTLLVQVGNVNGSAANGLLDESDESRSSSVTPTSWKKEKKSSGLKKMQAVQMIRSSNTDRSR
- the LOC127062650 gene encoding SUN domain-containing ossification factor isoform X4 encodes the protein MNRLACLTGNVSLSLSLSLSLFFVGILKKSLAISFDVDNSTHDVILSCEKIHRCCNNISKISETGQAVVLTLVDTAAAELQNLAEPKIELDSHSSVKNSSTKSNDRRYPEDIHDAEPSTQIPSPSTIEEESIEEDNDTNILSDEDELLGLHGTPHGRNVNEKTADIVVVVRAEQQKVAVDAVDAVQSEVRSEEEEEVELPEDLAKVEEAFGTASELNDTAARVRLISGGNRDDVAAAVIIDGLVASGPSDSHEDIPSFSEWAQKRLEEAEKKKTHPNASVQNPGGPGRGMGGMKVRSKNYASPDCGAKIVAVNPEAQHAKSVLAATRDEYMLNTCTSRVWFVVELCEAIQAKKIELANFELFSSSPKEFSVYVSDRFPTRDWSPVGHFTAKDERDIQSFALHPQLFGQFIKVELQSHYGSEHFCPISLFRAYGTSEFEVLETETENQISRESSSDAEDDEDNDEEEVLDADGVPSNLFGSARDAVLSIVKKAAEVLVKSSDLTGNNITKIQQSIDSGTILENSYDSCTTPRYTILCPKCSDQKFAKVFQLVGCRDRQLDDLLKNHLVNETLREDGLCADHGIDISSIDRTKEENGSRSKSKARNLQATFFSSVFKPEYIVALCNVLATKERKVVMNTSYEIPGSESENVTQKDTILKAEITDKSTDLPMVSPPLQITTTSVTSPKDTKQRQESSNEKLDSTTSTLVGSLSSSESLALQIKPTKTLSKEDLGRKEPSLSSLEPSKETAEETLQGEIITTAPLVKNLPTPTLKVVEELSIFGATETATQTVTSVPIANYVTQEINNNLPSTLIESGETITQSRTERTEKSENVGTKKLEQVEIDGKGKGEPSEQEGKLSSQDHLNFDTLLSDLKDLENDAINLQNGPAAASNAQPTASTTPQQKESVFLRLSNRIKALERNMSLSGQYLEELSRRYKKQVEEMQRSLERAITAMSEESRKGEERDLKRLDEIAALREEIAVLSKSVESILHDRDSWRGRFSAIGQHALLICLEVFVVILILSYCRRATDYEEEDEEQATSKKNTARRKSVENLPNASAISKKIKKRRPSEIASHISTTYHDLMIDDHCHETKKERKRKRKKEANAKIVVGIEGKREAIKYKSTSSLVPPTNTFVSTKRASSTDPPKVEEIQVQHSQVKDSKYMTNITSGLTNEEKMIYSMKESETTRESNVMLSRSEDNDFIETRLFSINPDRSIIPVSTSQTTDFSKNGSSKYGGILKEGRLSSPSFMKTALGARKKRSSINNSGQTQQSSKEEKWETNSGNSSSDRSSHKESPETSRTLLVQVGNVNGSAANGLLDESDESRSSSVTPTSWKKEKKSSGLKKMQAVQMIRSSNTDRSR
- the LOC127062650 gene encoding SUN domain-containing ossification factor isoform X2 — protein: MKFRVIFVYWALLFTSVVSSGLLFLIVASESTEDRTGIENDGNLYMFDNFTTNDENEKYEIPEITIAQVRSPAIENEFLEESATKVTSSFDTVNTLDDRVENDLEIMAESIIQQPNLSQGISETGQAVVLTLVDTAAAELQNLAEPKIELDSHSSVKNSSTKSNDRRYPEDIHDAEPSTQIPSPSTIEEESIEEDNDTNILSDEDELLGLHGTPHGRNVNEKTADIVVVVRAEQQKVAVDAVDAVQSEVRSEEEEEVELPEDLAKVEEAFGTASELNDTAARVRLISGGNRDDVAAAVIIDGLVASGPSDSHEDIPSFSEWAQKRLEEAEKKKTHPNASVQNPGGPGRGMGGMKVRSKNYASPDCGAKIVAVNPEAQHAKSVLAATRDEYMLNTCTSRVWFVVELCEAIQAKKIELANFELFSSSPKEFSVYVSDRFPTRDWSPVGHFTAKDERDIQSFALHPQLFGQFIKVELQSHYGSEHFCPISLFRAYGTSEFEVLETETENQISRESSSDAEDDEDNDEEEVLDADGVPSNLFGSARDAVLSIVKKAAEVLVKSSDLTGNNITKIQQSIDSGTILENSYDSCTTPRYTILCPKCSDQKFAKVFQLVGCRDRQLDDLLKNHLVNETLREDGLCADHGIDISSIDRTKEENGSRSKSKARNLQATFFSSVFKPEYIVALCNVLATKERKVVMNTSYEIPGSESENVTQKDTILKAEITDKSTDLPMVSPPLQITTTSVTSPKDTKQRQESSNEKLDSTTSTLVGSLSSSESLALQIKPTKTLSKEDLGRKEPSLSSLEPSKETAEETLQGEIITTAPLVKNLPTPTLKVVEELSIFGATETATQTVTSVPIANYVTQEINNNLPSTLIESGETITQSRTERTEKSENVGTKKLEQVEIDGKGKGEPSEQEGKLSSQDHLNFDTLLSDLKDLENDAINLQNGPAAASNAQPTASTTPQQKESVFLRLSNRIKALERNMSLSGQYLEELSRRYKKQVEEMQRSLERAITAMSEESRKGEERDLKRLDEIAALREEIAVLSKSVESILHDRDSWRGRFSAIGQHALLICLEVFVVILILSYCRRATDYEEEDEEQATSKKNTARRKSVENLPNASAISKKIKKRRPSEIASHISTTYHDLMIDDHCHETKKERKRKRKKEANAKIVVGIEGKREAIKYKSTSSLVPPTNTFVSTKRASSTDPPKVEEIQVQHSQVKDSKYMTNITSGLTNEEKMIYSMKESETTRESNVMLSRSEDNDFIETRLFSINPDRSIIPVSTSQTTDFSKNGSSKYGGILKEGRLSSPSFMKTALGARKKRSSINNSGQTQQSSKEEKWETNSGNSSSDRSSHKESPETSRTLLVQVGNVNGSAANGLLDESDESRSSSVTPTSWKKEKKSSGLKKMARRNTHQIR